One region of Triticum aestivum cultivar Chinese Spring chromosome 6B, IWGSC CS RefSeq v2.1, whole genome shotgun sequence genomic DNA includes:
- the LOC123134140 gene encoding uncharacterized protein, whose product MWGDVVALVRQGLRWRRRRGRRSTARVVDESALGLGNAGAAAAVAPSVGGALARALLALACAVRFDGEDLPTEEAWAASVWRPRADEVSHLMVRESMRYAIYA is encoded by the coding sequence ATGTGGGGCGACGTGGTGGCGCTCGTCCGGCAGGgcctgcggtggcggcggcgcagggggagGAGGTCTACGGCGCGGGTGGTGGACGAGAGCGCGCTCGGCCTCGGCAATGCCGGCGCTGCCGCGGCGGTGGCGCCGAGCGTGGGCGGCGCCCTGGCCAGGGCGCTCCTGGCACTAGCGTGCGCCGTCCGCTTCGACGGCGAGGACCTGCCGACGGAGGAAGCCTGGGCGGCGAGCGTATGGCGGCCACGGGCCGACGAGGTCAGCCACCTCATGGTGCGCGAGAGCATGCGCTATGCCATCTACGCGTAG